In Eriocheir sinensis breed Jianghai 21 chromosome 12, ASM2467909v1, whole genome shotgun sequence, the following proteins share a genomic window:
- the LOC126997590 gene encoding THO complex subunit 1-like isoform X1 translates to MAADSSLTFQRIFTRVQATLPQCIEGVDSLPVTSIFSTRISETTKHCIEAAIRSYVTRKVIDGDKTDLTTITAITTICIDLVRHELSLPTLPVLVLSDAFDTLTISQGEQLFAFVESHVGVWKEDTFFAPCKTSVLRMCNDLLRRLSRSQNTVFCGRILLFLARFFPFSERSGLNLVSEFNLENVTTFTNVEASEMEDDEEEDKGGTTPRLDYTLYTKFWSLQDFFRNPAQCFQKAPWKVFTLYCGDVLEAFKSFKLDHLQGSSGGAGARLSRSLSEPAPDQEAAAGDSIASEHQVDQYFAKYLTNQKLLDLQFSDTNFRRYVLLQVLILAQYLTSNIKFKQETLTEDQLAWVRKTEKLVYSLLEETPPDGPKFVSTVKHILKREEMWSNWKNDGCPEFKKPESGKNSVGGAGNSTGKQNGKSEEGALQVGKEDGETQHSPRKVRQKRKVGDLIKEADSRGKFTMGNAEMTRLWNLHPNNLEACKISERDFVPALETYFTPAIEQLSPKADLKEEKKLVNDSNFGWRALRLLACRSPHFFTNSASPIAKLPEYLNTMIKKLAKELPSQLVADIRVEEEEEKEEEKVIPVLEQGEGVKEEEDMEEETGDVEERPEVCAITEDEQLALARHLDTLGGDKWKVLAKKLGFQTDEIEFIEKDKSESITEQAAFMFKLWVDGEGDEANKESLLYTLEGLEMQEVGQGVFT, encoded by the exons ATGGCCGCGGACTCGAGCCTCACCTTCCAGCGGATTTTCACGAGGGTTCAGGCCACGCTGCCGCAGTGCATCGAGGGCGTGGACTCCCTGCCCGTCACCTCCATCTTCTCCACCAGGATCAG TGAGACAACCAAGCACTGCATTGAGGCTGCCATCCGAAGCTACGTGACGAGGAAGGTGATCGACGGAGACAAGACCGATCtgaccaccatcaccgccatcaccaca ATTTGCATTGATCTTGTGAGGCATGAGCTGAGTCTACCAACCTTGCCAGTGCTGGTGCTAAGCGATGCCTTCGACACCCTCACCATCAGCCAGGGGGAACAGCTCTTTGCCTTCGTTGAGAGCCACGTTGGCGTCTGGAAGGAGGACACGTTCTTCGCCCCGTGCAAGACCAGCGTGCTGCGGATGTGCaatg ACTTGCTACGACGCCTCTCGCGCTCCCAAAACACCGTCTTCTGTGGCCGCATCCTGCTCTTCCTAGCACGGTTCTTTCCCTTCTCGGAGCGTTCGGGGCTCAACCTCGTCTCTGAGTTCAACCTTGAGAATGTGACGACCTTCACAAATGTAGAGGCGTCGGAAATGGAGGATGATGAGG AGGAGGATAAGGGGGGCACCACACCACGCCTGGACTACACTCTGTACACCAAGTTCTGGTCGCTGCAGGACTTCTTCAGGAACCCCGCACAGTGTTTCCAGAAGGCACCATGGAAGGTCTTCACTCTG tACTGTGGTGACGTGCTGGAGGCCTTCAAGAGCTTCAAGTTGGATCACCTTCAAGGTAGCAGTGGCGGGGCGGGAGCCAGACTCTCTCGTTCCCTTTCTGAGCCTGCGCCGGATCAGGAGGCAGCGGCAGGAGATTCAATAGCCTCTGAACACCAg GTTGACCAGTACTTCGCCAAATACCTCACCAACCAGAAGCTTCTCGACCTCCAGTTCTCAGACACCAACTTCCGGCGCTATGTCCTACTGCAGGTGCTGATCCTGGCCCAGTACCTCACCTCCAACATCAAGTTCAAGCA GGAGACGCTGACAGAGGACCAGCTGGCGTGGGTGAGGAAGACTGAGAAGCTTGTTTACTCGCTGCTGGAGGAGACGCCGCCGGACGGACCCAAGTTTGTCTCCACCGTCAAGCATATTTTAAAG AGGGAGGAGATGTGGAGCAACTGGAAGAACGATGGTTGTCCTGAATTCAAGAAACCCGAGAGTGGGAAAAACAGCGTCGGTGGAGCAGGCAACAGTACCGGGAAGCAGAACGGCAAGAGTGAGGAG GGGGCATtacaggtggggaaggaggacggggagaCGCAGCATTCCCCAAGGAAGGTGCGTCAGAAGAGGAAGGTGGGTGACCTGATCAAAGAAGCAGACTCCAGGGGGAAGTTCACCATGGGCAA TGCGGAGATGACGAGGCTGTGGAACCTTCACCCCAACAACCTGGAGGCGTGCAAGATCAGTGAGCGTGACTTCGTTCCTGCCCTCGAGACGTACTTCACGCCAGCCATCGAGCAGCTGAGCCCCAAGGCGGacctgaaggaggaaaagaa GTTGGTGAACGACAGCAACTTTGGGTGGCGGGCGCTGCGTCTCCTGGCCTGCCGCTCACCACACTTCTTCACCAACTCGGCTAGTCCCATCGCAAAGCTGCCTGAGTACCTCAACACCATGATCAAGAAGCTGGCCAAGGAGTTACcg tCCCAGTTGGTGGCAGACatcagggtagaggaggaggaagaaaaggaggaggagaaggtgatccCAGTGCTGGAGCAAGGCGagggggttaaggaggaggaggatatggaggaggagacgggggatGTGGAGGAGCGGCCAGAGGTATGCGCTATCACCGAGGATGAGCAGCTAGCCCTTGCCAGGCACCTCGACACTCTGGGGGGAGACAAGTGGAAGGTGTTGGCCAAAAAACTCGGGTTTCAAACTGATGAG ATTGAGTTCATTGAAAAGGATAAATCCGAAAGTATCACTGAGCAGGCAGCCTTCATGTTCAAGCTCTgggtggatggggagggggatgagGCCAACAAGGAATCGCTGCTGTACACGCTGGAGGGGCTCGAGATGCAGGAGGTGGGCCAGGGAGTCTTCACGTGA
- the LOC126997590 gene encoding THO complex subunit 1-like isoform X2: protein MAADSSLTFQRIFTRVQATLPQCIEGVDSLPVTSIFSTRISETTKHCIEAAIRSYVTRKVIDGDKTDLTTITAITTICIDLVRHELSLPTLPVLVLSDAFDTLTISQGEQLFAFVESHVGVWKEDTFFAPCKTSVLRMCNDLLRRLSRSQNTVFCGRILLFLARFFPFSERSGLNLVSEFNLENVTTFTNVEASEMEDDEEEDKGGTTPRLDYTLYTKFWSLQDFFRNPAQCFQKAPWKVFTLYCGDVLEAFKSFKLDHLQGSSGGAGARLSRSLSEPAPDQEAAAGDSIASEHQVDQYFAKYLTNQKLLDLQFSDTNFRRYVLLQVLILAQYLTSNIKFKQETLTEDQLAWVRKTEKLVYSLLEETPPDGPKFVSTVKHILKREEMWSNWKNDGCPEFKKPESGKNSVGGAGNSTGKQNGKSEEVGKEDGETQHSPRKVRQKRKVGDLIKEADSRGKFTMGNAEMTRLWNLHPNNLEACKISERDFVPALETYFTPAIEQLSPKADLKEEKKLVNDSNFGWRALRLLACRSPHFFTNSASPIAKLPEYLNTMIKKLAKELPSQLVADIRVEEEEEKEEEKVIPVLEQGEGVKEEEDMEEETGDVEERPEVCAITEDEQLALARHLDTLGGDKWKVLAKKLGFQTDEIEFIEKDKSESITEQAAFMFKLWVDGEGDEANKESLLYTLEGLEMQEVGQGVFT from the exons ATGGCCGCGGACTCGAGCCTCACCTTCCAGCGGATTTTCACGAGGGTTCAGGCCACGCTGCCGCAGTGCATCGAGGGCGTGGACTCCCTGCCCGTCACCTCCATCTTCTCCACCAGGATCAG TGAGACAACCAAGCACTGCATTGAGGCTGCCATCCGAAGCTACGTGACGAGGAAGGTGATCGACGGAGACAAGACCGATCtgaccaccatcaccgccatcaccaca ATTTGCATTGATCTTGTGAGGCATGAGCTGAGTCTACCAACCTTGCCAGTGCTGGTGCTAAGCGATGCCTTCGACACCCTCACCATCAGCCAGGGGGAACAGCTCTTTGCCTTCGTTGAGAGCCACGTTGGCGTCTGGAAGGAGGACACGTTCTTCGCCCCGTGCAAGACCAGCGTGCTGCGGATGTGCaatg ACTTGCTACGACGCCTCTCGCGCTCCCAAAACACCGTCTTCTGTGGCCGCATCCTGCTCTTCCTAGCACGGTTCTTTCCCTTCTCGGAGCGTTCGGGGCTCAACCTCGTCTCTGAGTTCAACCTTGAGAATGTGACGACCTTCACAAATGTAGAGGCGTCGGAAATGGAGGATGATGAGG AGGAGGATAAGGGGGGCACCACACCACGCCTGGACTACACTCTGTACACCAAGTTCTGGTCGCTGCAGGACTTCTTCAGGAACCCCGCACAGTGTTTCCAGAAGGCACCATGGAAGGTCTTCACTCTG tACTGTGGTGACGTGCTGGAGGCCTTCAAGAGCTTCAAGTTGGATCACCTTCAAGGTAGCAGTGGCGGGGCGGGAGCCAGACTCTCTCGTTCCCTTTCTGAGCCTGCGCCGGATCAGGAGGCAGCGGCAGGAGATTCAATAGCCTCTGAACACCAg GTTGACCAGTACTTCGCCAAATACCTCACCAACCAGAAGCTTCTCGACCTCCAGTTCTCAGACACCAACTTCCGGCGCTATGTCCTACTGCAGGTGCTGATCCTGGCCCAGTACCTCACCTCCAACATCAAGTTCAAGCA GGAGACGCTGACAGAGGACCAGCTGGCGTGGGTGAGGAAGACTGAGAAGCTTGTTTACTCGCTGCTGGAGGAGACGCCGCCGGACGGACCCAAGTTTGTCTCCACCGTCAAGCATATTTTAAAG AGGGAGGAGATGTGGAGCAACTGGAAGAACGATGGTTGTCCTGAATTCAAGAAACCCGAGAGTGGGAAAAACAGCGTCGGTGGAGCAGGCAACAGTACCGGGAAGCAGAACGGCAAGAGTGAGGAG gtggggaaggaggacggggagaCGCAGCATTCCCCAAGGAAGGTGCGTCAGAAGAGGAAGGTGGGTGACCTGATCAAAGAAGCAGACTCCAGGGGGAAGTTCACCATGGGCAA TGCGGAGATGACGAGGCTGTGGAACCTTCACCCCAACAACCTGGAGGCGTGCAAGATCAGTGAGCGTGACTTCGTTCCTGCCCTCGAGACGTACTTCACGCCAGCCATCGAGCAGCTGAGCCCCAAGGCGGacctgaaggaggaaaagaa GTTGGTGAACGACAGCAACTTTGGGTGGCGGGCGCTGCGTCTCCTGGCCTGCCGCTCACCACACTTCTTCACCAACTCGGCTAGTCCCATCGCAAAGCTGCCTGAGTACCTCAACACCATGATCAAGAAGCTGGCCAAGGAGTTACcg tCCCAGTTGGTGGCAGACatcagggtagaggaggaggaagaaaaggaggaggagaaggtgatccCAGTGCTGGAGCAAGGCGagggggttaaggaggaggaggatatggaggaggagacgggggatGTGGAGGAGCGGCCAGAGGTATGCGCTATCACCGAGGATGAGCAGCTAGCCCTTGCCAGGCACCTCGACACTCTGGGGGGAGACAAGTGGAAGGTGTTGGCCAAAAAACTCGGGTTTCAAACTGATGAG ATTGAGTTCATTGAAAAGGATAAATCCGAAAGTATCACTGAGCAGGCAGCCTTCATGTTCAAGCTCTgggtggatggggagggggatgagGCCAACAAGGAATCGCTGCTGTACACGCTGGAGGGGCTCGAGATGCAGGAGGTGGGCCAGGGAGTCTTCACGTGA